In one window of Acaryochloris thomasi RCC1774 DNA:
- a CDS encoding DUF2062 domain-containing protein, giving the protein MARLSERPARRRIEKAVRTNQPPMTFRRRWRYYYFRLVRLRGTPEAIARGLAVGAFAGMFPVMGFQIIFGVLLAILVRGNKIVAAAATWISNPLTYFPLFAFNFQIGQWLLRTDHLSFAQLENIRDLRQLLHLSGGFLATLFGGCLLMGTLAAVLSYVGGRWIIARLRRRHKKRRRQRRLKRSEKAGG; this is encoded by the coding sequence ATGGCGAGACTCAGTGAACGACCTGCGCGGCGGCGAATTGAAAAGGCTGTGAGAACGAACCAGCCTCCAATGACCTTCCGGCGACGGTGGCGCTATTACTATTTTCGTCTCGTCCGCCTGCGAGGCACCCCAGAAGCCATTGCGCGGGGTCTAGCCGTGGGAGCCTTTGCGGGTATGTTCCCGGTCATGGGCTTCCAGATTATTTTTGGTGTTTTACTCGCGATTTTGGTGCGGGGCAATAAAATTGTGGCCGCCGCCGCCACCTGGATCAGCAATCCTTTGACTTATTTTCCGCTGTTCGCATTCAACTTTCAGATCGGGCAATGGCTCCTGAGGACCGATCATCTCAGCTTTGCTCAACTTGAAAATATTCGCGACCTTCGTCAGCTCCTACACTTGAGCGGTGGCTTCTTGGCCACTCTCTTTGGCGGCTGTCTACTGATGGGAACGCTAGCTGCCGTCCTCAGCTACGTGGGTGGACGCTGGATCATTGCTCGACTCCGAAGACGGCACAAAAAACGGAGGCGTCAGCGTCGACTTAAGAGATCGGAAAAAGCAGGGGGCTGA
- the glmU gene encoding bifunctional UDP-N-acetylglucosamine diphosphorylase/glucosamine-1-phosphate N-acetyltransferase GlmU, with the protein MGAIAVAILAAGKGTRMKSSLPKVLHQLGGRSLVERVLMSATDLNPSRSLVIVGYEADQVRSDLQTLPNLEFVEQTQQLGTGHAVQQVLPHLEGFDGDLLVLNGDVPLLRPQTLQNLLQTHQKHGNAATILTAQLDNPTGYGRVFCDQNYRLQEIIEHRDCTPEQRQNQRINAGIYCFRWSALAEVLPKLTANNDQKEYYITDAVNYLDPVMVVDAEDEQEILGINDRKQLATAAKILQNRVKDHWMAAGVNLINPDSITIDETVTLKADVVIEPQTHLRGQTVIEAGCRLGPGSLIEDSHIGANATVLYSVVSESQVGEQTRIGPYAHLRNQAQVGDRCRVGNFVELKQSHIGQQTNIAHLSYLGNATLGEQVNIGAGTITANYDGKEKHKTYIGDRTKTGSNTVLVAPLTLGPDVNIAAGSTVTEDVDGDALVIARARQVVKPGWRPKAES; encoded by the coding sequence ATGGGTGCGATCGCGGTAGCAATTTTGGCGGCGGGTAAAGGCACTCGCATGAAATCTAGCCTACCGAAAGTTCTACATCAGCTAGGCGGACGCTCCCTCGTCGAACGCGTGTTAATGAGTGCGACAGATCTCAATCCGTCTCGCTCGTTAGTGATTGTGGGCTACGAAGCGGATCAGGTCCGCTCCGATCTGCAAACGCTGCCGAATTTAGAGTTCGTCGAACAAACGCAGCAGCTTGGCACGGGGCACGCGGTGCAGCAGGTCCTCCCCCATCTTGAGGGGTTCGACGGTGATCTACTCGTCCTCAATGGTGACGTGCCGCTGCTGCGTCCCCAAACGCTGCAGAATCTGCTTCAAACTCATCAGAAGCACGGCAATGCCGCGACAATCCTCACGGCTCAGCTCGACAATCCCACCGGCTACGGTCGAGTCTTTTGCGACCAGAACTACCGCCTCCAGGAAATCATCGAACATCGCGACTGCACCCCTGAGCAACGCCAAAATCAGCGGATCAATGCCGGAATTTACTGCTTCCGCTGGTCTGCCTTAGCAGAGGTACTGCCCAAGCTCACCGCCAACAATGATCAGAAAGAATATTACATCACCGATGCCGTTAACTATCTCGATCCAGTGATGGTGGTAGATGCCGAAGACGAGCAAGAAATTTTAGGCATCAACGATCGCAAACAGCTCGCCACCGCCGCTAAAATCTTACAAAATCGCGTCAAAGATCACTGGATGGCCGCAGGCGTCAATTTAATCAACCCCGACAGCATCACCATTGATGAAACGGTGACGCTCAAAGCAGACGTGGTGATCGAACCCCAAACCCATCTACGGGGCCAAACCGTGATTGAAGCAGGCTGTCGCCTCGGTCCCGGCAGCTTAATTGAAGATAGTCACATCGGGGCCAACGCCACCGTTCTCTACTCGGTGGTCTCTGAGAGTCAGGTGGGGGAGCAAACCCGCATTGGCCCCTACGCTCATCTCCGCAATCAGGCCCAAGTGGGCGACCGCTGCCGGGTGGGCAACTTTGTTGAACTAAAGCAAAGTCACATTGGCCAACAGACGAACATTGCTCATTTGTCCTATCTGGGGAATGCGACCCTCGGTGAACAGGTCAATATCGGGGCAGGGACAATTACAGCCAACTATGATGGTAAAGAGAAGCACAAAACTTACATTGGCGATCGCACCAAGACTGGTTCAAATACCGTGCTGGTGGCTCCCCTCACGCTTGGGCCTGACGTGAACATTGCCGCAGGCTCCACGGTGACAGAGGATGTTGATGGGGACGCCCTTGTGATTGCCCGCGCTCGGCAAGTTGTGAAACCGGGTTGGCGGCCTAAGGCTGAGAGCTAA
- a CDS encoding DUF2854 domain-containing protein, with protein MFRKISLATLGLIVGGILAVLGLGGFIVRNPTLNLAGFFYGFPLFLGGLALKITELKPVPFTQPTSETVLALREQQATDIQNQVRQDVTRYRYGIDGHLDEQLGRIGLRPSNEECPSLVGLQEKTTDDAYTLVLEFASEDVALEAWQAKQEKITTFFGPGIEAVLQQPQENRIDLALISKPASP; from the coding sequence ATGTTTCGTAAGATTTCTCTAGCTACACTCGGGCTGATTGTGGGGGGCATCCTCGCGGTTCTGGGGCTAGGCGGCTTTATCGTTCGCAATCCCACCCTCAACCTAGCCGGTTTTTTCTACGGCTTCCCGCTATTTCTAGGGGGACTCGCGCTCAAGATTACTGAACTAAAGCCCGTTCCCTTCACGCAGCCAACCTCTGAGACGGTGCTAGCGCTGCGAGAACAGCAGGCCACTGACATTCAGAACCAGGTGCGCCAGGATGTGACGCGCTATCGCTACGGTATTGATGGTCATTTGGATGAGCAATTGGGTCGCATTGGTCTCAGGCCGTCTAATGAAGAGTGTCCGTCACTGGTGGGGCTGCAGGAGAAAACCACGGACGATGCCTATACGCTTGTGCTTGAGTTTGCGTCGGAAGATGTGGCGCTGGAGGCTTGGCAAGCGAAACAGGAAAAAATCACCACATTTTTTGGGCCAGGAATTGAGGCGGTGCTGCAGCAGCCCCAAGAGAACCGGATTGATTTAGCGTTGATTTCGAAGCCCGCGTCGCCGTAG
- a CDS encoding sodium:calcium antiporter, which yields MATILLWLQLAVAIILVIFLGAGLAKSADVIAEKSGLGRTWVGAILLAGVTSLPELATGISAVTILDAPDLAAGAILGSCLFNLVILAILDFVCGPDPLFQRAQMSHGLAAGLGCVLLGIAAVGMVTGGMAEPLRVGWVSVFSLVLLVVYFLSGRMIAQCEVERRTEVLEQEAEIFQYQHIRLRQAYVRFVVMSIGIVLTGIWLAGICDRIAEVTGLGESFVGALLLAATTSLPEVVTSISAIRLNAVDLAVSNVFGSNVFNLGILGLFDLAYWKGDLLATISPIHLNTALVAMIMTSVAIVGLVYRAAVKESQRYVTWDGVTLIVLYLFGMYMVYNNSPGT from the coding sequence ATGGCCACTATCCTACTCTGGCTGCAGCTTGCGGTTGCCATCATTTTGGTCATCTTTCTGGGAGCTGGCCTTGCTAAAAGCGCCGATGTGATTGCGGAGAAGTCGGGGCTAGGTCGCACCTGGGTCGGTGCAATTTTGCTGGCAGGCGTGACTTCGCTGCCTGAGCTGGCGACGGGTATCAGTGCCGTTACCATTTTAGATGCGCCAGATTTAGCGGCGGGGGCAATTCTAGGGAGCTGCCTCTTCAATTTGGTCATCCTCGCTATTTTAGATTTTGTCTGCGGTCCTGATCCGCTGTTTCAGCGGGCACAGATGAGCCACGGTCTGGCAGCGGGCTTGGGCTGTGTTCTGTTGGGCATTGCGGCGGTGGGTATGGTGACGGGGGGGATGGCTGAGCCGCTCAGGGTGGGGTGGGTCAGCGTTTTTAGCCTGGTGCTGTTGGTGGTTTATTTCTTGAGTGGCCGCATGATTGCTCAGTGCGAAGTTGAGCGTCGCACTGAGGTTCTAGAGCAGGAAGCTGAAATTTTTCAATATCAGCATATTCGCCTTCGCCAGGCCTACGTTCGCTTCGTGGTGATGTCAATCGGGATTGTACTAACGGGGATTTGGCTAGCGGGGATTTGCGATCGCATCGCTGAGGTCACGGGCCTCGGAGAGAGCTTTGTTGGGGCGTTACTGTTGGCGGCAACGACTTCTTTGCCGGAGGTGGTCACCTCTATTTCTGCCATCCGCCTGAATGCAGTTGATTTGGCGGTTTCCAACGTTTTCGGGTCCAACGTTTTTAACCTCGGTATTTTAGGTCTGTTCGATCTGGCCTACTGGAAAGGAGATTTATTGGCTACCATCAGTCCGATTCACCTCAATACGGCGTTGGTGGCTATGATTATGACTTCGGTTGCGATCGTAGGCCTCGTCTATCGCGCTGCTGTCAAAGAATCGCAGCGGTACGTTACCTGGGACGGGGTGACGCTGATTGTTCTATATCTCTTTGGAATGTATATGGTATACAACAACTCCCCCGGAACATGA
- a CDS encoding pyridoxamine 5'-phosphate oxidase family protein, whose translation MALKRHNGLDSLLTHVWDQICHGANHPGHPYHSPTFGSIGAGGPNLRTVVLRAVDVSARALLFHSDRRAPKIQEVDQDARVTWHFWHPEQREQLRLRGTATLHFEDAIANQLWQSSSPQSLKLYTKSQAPGTQVTAPQSGLPQHIEADTFSPEDLSVGRQYFAAIRTIIHAVDVLHLREEGNYRAFFEWENENVTSSWILP comes from the coding sequence ATGGCACTGAAGCGACATAACGGCCTTGACTCATTGCTGACCCACGTTTGGGATCAGATTTGTCATGGTGCCAATCATCCAGGCCATCCCTACCACAGTCCCACATTTGGCAGCATAGGGGCTGGGGGTCCCAATCTGCGAACCGTTGTTTTACGAGCGGTTGATGTCTCAGCGCGCGCACTGTTGTTCCACTCTGATCGCCGAGCGCCCAAAATACAAGAGGTTGATCAAGACGCTCGGGTGACCTGGCATTTCTGGCATCCTGAGCAGCGAGAGCAGCTGCGGTTGCGAGGTACTGCGACACTACACTTTGAAGATGCGATCGCAAATCAGCTTTGGCAGAGCAGCTCTCCCCAGAGCCTCAAGCTTTACACTAAGTCTCAGGCTCCTGGTACGCAGGTCACAGCTCCCCAGTCTGGCTTACCCCAACACATTGAAGCAGATACCTTCTCTCCAGAGGACCTCAGCGTCGGCCGTCAGTATTTTGCCGCCATTCGGACAATTATCCATGCCGTCGACGTCCTTCATCTACGGGAGGAAGGCAACTATAGGGCCTTCTTTGAATGGGAAAACGAAAACGTGACGAGTTCGTGGATTCTTCCTTAA
- a CDS encoding DUF6335 family protein: MSDVSRAQAADLNGAKAGEVEPTPEHSIDNIAAKAGVEMPAGEVLHTQEKLEQRDQERWQLDPESAQDSQQRS; the protein is encoded by the coding sequence ATGAGTGACGTCAGCAGAGCACAGGCCGCCGACTTGAATGGAGCCAAAGCGGGCGAGGTCGAACCAACCCCTGAACACAGCATTGATAATATTGCAGCGAAGGCGGGCGTTGAGATGCCGGCAGGTGAGGTGCTGCACACCCAAGAGAAGCTAGAGCAGCGAGACCAAGAACGCTGGCAGCTTGATCCAGAATCTGCTCAAGATTCGCAACAACGCTCGTAA
- a CDS encoding RDD family protein: protein MEYIGMGPRIIAGLIDLVIILLMSVIITLLSGLATSAGMQVSPPTFIAVALFFFYPIGFEGILGATIGKMIMGQKIVKTNGFPIDLPAAIVRNLLRPIDAIPFFLPYLTGLILIQSSPKQQRLGDRIAKTIVVSKPGRRR from the coding sequence ATGGAATATATCGGCATGGGTCCTCGCATCATTGCAGGTCTAATCGATCTGGTGATCATACTACTGATGAGCGTGATCATCACCTTGCTGTCAGGACTCGCGACATCTGCTGGAATGCAGGTCTCACCTCCCACTTTCATCGCTGTAGCGCTGTTCTTCTTTTACCCCATCGGCTTTGAAGGAATTCTAGGAGCCACCATCGGCAAAATGATTATGGGGCAGAAAATAGTCAAGACGAATGGATTTCCCATCGACTTGCCTGCAGCCATTGTTCGCAACCTCCTGCGCCCCATCGATGCGATTCCTTTCTTTTTACCTTATTTAACGGGCCTGATTTTGATCCAATCTTCACCCAAGCAGCAGCGACTGGGCGATCGCATCGCAAAGACAATTGTTGTCAGCAAGCCTGGGCGTCGCCGTTGA
- a CDS encoding ABC transporter ATP-binding protein translates to MASYKDILRYYRGYWPIATLSIAAASLFEILDLLVPYAIGQILNVLSRQPLDGPVQRIVVSIGELFNIPVGQSLALWVLLGAIFAVSVLRAPIQPWIGSWFHWAIPLRARRDYAERVLSKILTFPLAFYDENNPGRIAGRVSRGLENHTWTYPEVAGQFVPKLARVLGIFGVILLIEWRIAIAFLLSFIVILGFSLRNLQSLIRREEIIDRYIENTESRTSEIITNIKTVKAFATEASELERQRQRFKREQDVILHRIHRGYVNLATWQRTVVQTSVFCVLAMTLIAAVQGRISIGHFITTLTVSSMAYAEIEPLSMVAEFVARRYAAMVRFHELIQEPSDIYNVDLSIIGETPPYQFTGKVDFRNISFGYDTDKPVLKDVSFLVEPYQTVALVGRSGSGKSTLVKLLFRYFDPTAGQILMDDQDIRSLDMTQYRKRLAIVHQEVDVFNGTLLDNLTYGNSQASFEQVQDACRIARVDEFIPSLANGYSTVVGERGVRLSGGQRQRLGIARALLVEPDVLVFDEATSSLDYESEREIQMAMRSLFGTRSLLVIAHRLSTVRDADKIVVLDQGMVAEVGRHEELLQNRGLYWQLNQLHEAGEILD, encoded by the coding sequence ATGGCTTCCTACAAAGATATTCTCAGGTACTATCGCGGCTACTGGCCGATCGCAACCCTCAGCATTGCGGCTGCTAGCCTATTTGAGATCCTTGACTTACTCGTTCCCTACGCCATTGGTCAAATTCTCAATGTTCTCTCTCGTCAACCCCTCGATGGCCCCGTTCAGCGAATCGTTGTAAGCATTGGGGAACTTTTCAACATTCCCGTTGGCCAATCCCTCGCTCTCTGGGTTCTCCTAGGGGCAATTTTTGCGGTCTCGGTCTTGCGCGCGCCCATTCAACCCTGGATTGGAAGCTGGTTCCACTGGGCGATTCCGCTGAGGGCGCGGCGTGACTATGCTGAGCGGGTACTCTCCAAAATCCTGACTTTTCCACTGGCGTTCTATGACGAAAATAACCCAGGACGAATCGCGGGTCGTGTCTCGCGGGGGCTAGAGAACCATACCTGGACCTATCCTGAAGTTGCCGGACAGTTTGTACCCAAGTTGGCGAGAGTCCTGGGAATCTTTGGCGTCATTTTGCTGATCGAATGGCGAATTGCGATCGCATTCCTCCTTTCCTTCATCGTCATTCTCGGTTTCAGTCTGCGAAATCTGCAGTCACTCATTCGCCGGGAAGAAATCATCGATCGCTACATCGAGAACACCGAGAGCCGCACTTCCGAGATTATTACCAACATCAAAACGGTAAAGGCATTTGCCACTGAGGCTAGTGAGCTAGAGCGGCAGCGGCAGCGGTTCAAGCGCGAGCAGGATGTGATCCTTCATCGCATCCATCGAGGGTACGTGAACTTAGCAACTTGGCAACGAACCGTTGTGCAAACCTCTGTATTCTGTGTTCTCGCAATGACGCTAATCGCAGCAGTTCAGGGGCGGATTTCAATTGGTCATTTCATTACGACGCTGACGGTTTCCAGCATGGCCTACGCTGAGATTGAGCCGCTGAGCATGGTGGCCGAGTTTGTGGCACGGCGCTATGCAGCAATGGTAAGGTTCCATGAACTTATACAAGAACCGTCGGATATATACAACGTTGATTTATCCATCATTGGCGAGACCCCTCCCTATCAGTTCACCGGAAAGGTAGATTTCCGCAACATCAGCTTTGGCTACGATACCGATAAGCCCGTCTTAAAAGACGTTAGTTTCCTGGTGGAACCCTATCAGACCGTTGCCCTCGTTGGACGTTCGGGTTCCGGGAAGTCAACTCTAGTGAAGCTGTTGTTTCGCTACTTTGACCCGACAGCAGGCCAGATTTTGATGGATGACCAGGATATTCGCTCCTTGGATATGACTCAGTATCGGAAGCGACTTGCGATCGTCCATCAAGAGGTGGATGTCTTTAACGGCACACTGTTGGATAACCTCACCTACGGTAATTCTCAGGCCAGTTTTGAGCAGGTGCAAGACGCCTGTCGGATTGCGCGGGTGGATGAATTTATCCCATCGCTGGCAAATGGATACTCTACGGTCGTGGGGGAACGGGGCGTCCGTCTATCGGGCGGTCAGCGACAGCGACTTGGAATCGCGCGAGCGCTGCTGGTGGAACCGGATGTACTGGTGTTTGATGAAGCGACTTCCAGTTTGGATTATGAGTCTGAGCGAGAGATTCAGATGGCGATGCGGTCTTTGTTTGGAACGCGATCGCTATTGGTGATTGCCCACCGCTTGAGTACCGTACGGGATGCGGACAAAATTGTCGTACTTGATCAGGGCATGGTTGCAGAAGTTGGTCGTCATGAGGAGTTACTTCAGAATCGAGGACTCTACTGGCAGCTCAATCAACTGCACGAAGCAGGAGAGATCTTAGACTAA
- a CDS encoding BrnT family toxin: MYFDWDERKAESNIRKHGISFNEAVTVFADPYLVFTVDLEHSGPEDREWAIGETDGGLPVVVVFTMRGEQIRIISARPATKQERQNYESGL, translated from the coding sequence ATGTATTTTGATTGGGATGAGCGCAAAGCTGAATCCAATATTCGTAAGCATGGTATTTCCTTTAACGAAGCTGTAACGGTCTTTGCTGATCCCTACCTGGTTTTCACTGTAGACCTTGAACATTCTGGTCCAGAAGATCGAGAATGGGCCATCGGTGAAACTGACGGTGGTTTGCCTGTTGTGGTGGTATTTACGATGCGTGGTGAGCAAATCAGAATTATTAGTGCTAGACCTGCAACAAAACAAGAACGCCAAAACTATGAATCAGGACTCTGA
- a CDS encoding BrnA antitoxin family protein, translating into MNQDSEFPFERARRVTPEEHQQFKEALSKQFGLQPRKRGRPAKEQDEKYEPISIRLHPKVLTWAKAEAQRRGIGYQTVINEVLLAQIG; encoded by the coding sequence ATGAATCAGGACTCTGAGTTTCCCTTTGAACGAGCTAGACGAGTCACACCTGAAGAGCATCAGCAATTTAAAGAGGCGCTTTCTAAGCAATTTGGTCTCCAGCCCAGAAAGCGAGGGCGTCCCGCAAAAGAGCAAGATGAGAAGTATGAGCCGATTTCGATTCGGCTACACCCGAAGGTTCTAACTTGGGCTAAGGCTGAGGCTCAACGGCGGGGAATTGGCTATCAAACGGTAATCAATGAGGTGCTGCTGGCTCAGATTGGTTAG
- a CDS encoding MATE family efflux transporter produces the protein MQRKLTEGSVGSQLIKLTLPMVWGVFALIAFNLVDTYFVGQLGTAQLAAMSFTFPVVLTLGSLAMGLGVGASSVIARAIGEGDMSRVQRFTTNSLTLAVTAVVLFVTVGLLTIEPLFQLLGAGPEVMPFIQDYMQIWYFGMVFLVVPMVGNSAIRASGNTLTPSLIMTLAAAVNIILDPLLITGALGFPRLELQGAAIATVISRATTLVAALLVLRFKENMLSMKLPGLEETLYCWKDILTVGLPAAAASMITPISIGVITSLLAVHGQAAVAGFGVASRMESFALIAVMALSASMGPFVGQNWGAQQIDRVRLALRQSFLFCLGWGVLVAVGLGLGAQALAGLFNKDPDVIAVAAQYLWLVPISYGAAGIIQVSSSAFNAMGKPIPSIIMTITRMFVLYLPLAYVGSKISGPTGIFAAALVSNVVVGVGAYAWNRRACRQQPAVELTKSEGLSP, from the coding sequence ATGCAACGTAAATTGACCGAAGGCTCCGTCGGCTCACAGCTCATCAAACTGACGTTGCCAATGGTGTGGGGTGTATTTGCTCTCATAGCCTTTAACCTCGTTGATACCTATTTTGTCGGTCAACTTGGCACAGCACAGCTTGCTGCCATGAGCTTCACCTTCCCGGTGGTTCTGACCCTCGGAAGTCTAGCAATGGGTTTAGGCGTCGGCGCATCCTCCGTGATCGCACGAGCCATCGGCGAAGGCGACATGAGCCGAGTCCAGCGGTTCACTACCAACAGTCTGACGCTAGCCGTAACGGCAGTGGTGCTATTTGTGACCGTGGGGTTGCTGACCATTGAGCCATTGTTTCAGCTACTGGGCGCAGGGCCAGAGGTGATGCCCTTCATCCAGGACTACATGCAGATCTGGTATTTCGGCATGGTGTTTTTAGTGGTGCCAATGGTGGGCAATAGTGCAATTAGAGCTTCAGGCAATACCTTGACGCCTAGCCTAATCATGACGCTCGCCGCAGCCGTGAATATTATTCTCGATCCGTTGCTGATTACGGGGGCGCTGGGCTTTCCAAGATTGGAACTGCAGGGAGCGGCTATAGCAACCGTCATCTCCCGAGCCACAACCTTAGTGGCGGCACTCCTGGTACTGCGCTTCAAAGAAAACATGCTCTCCATGAAGCTACCAGGTCTAGAAGAGACTCTCTATTGCTGGAAAGATATCTTGACCGTAGGCTTACCCGCAGCGGCGGCCAGTATGATTACGCCCATTTCGATTGGTGTGATTACGAGTCTGTTAGCCGTTCATGGTCAGGCTGCAGTCGCAGGTTTTGGCGTTGCTTCGCGCATGGAATCCTTTGCCCTCATTGCAGTCATGGCCCTATCGGCCAGTATGGGACCGTTTGTTGGTCAAAACTGGGGCGCGCAGCAGATTGATCGCGTGAGACTGGCACTGCGTCAGAGCTTCTTATTCTGCCTCGGCTGGGGAGTGCTCGTGGCCGTTGGACTCGGACTCGGGGCGCAAGCACTAGCAGGACTATTCAACAAAGATCCGGACGTGATTGCTGTGGCCGCTCAATACCTCTGGCTGGTGCCTATCAGCTATGGCGCAGCAGGGATTATCCAGGTCTCAAGCTCAGCCTTTAACGCGATGGGCAAGCCTATTCCATCGATTATTATGACCATCACTCGGATGTTTGTTCTCTATCTACCGCTGGCCTATGTTGGCAGCAAAATATCAGGGCCAACGGGAATTTTTGCAGCAGCGCTAGTGTCAAATGTGGTTGTGGGAGTGGGGGCTTACGCCTGGAATCGACGAGCCTGCCGTCAACAACCTGCCGTCGAGCTGACTAAAAGCGAAGGCCTGAGTCCCTAG
- a CDS encoding alkene reductase, which yields MQNATLFQPLQLGAINLENRIIMAPLTRGRAGVERIPNELMVEYYQQRTSAGLIISEATQISEAAAGWAETPGIYSDAQVKGWQAITNAVHQRGGKIVLQLWHTGRASHPDFQPGGIRPISASEITPLGEVHTPLGKKPYVTPRAIDTEEISGIVEQYAEATRKAKSAGFDGVEIHAANGYLIDQFLRDGSNQRTDAYGGSIANRARFLLEVTEGVVNAWSADRVGIRLSTTSSFNDMRDSDPVATFTHVAEALNAFQLAYLHVLEALPGHMLAEKGEPTVYPHMRKGFQGPMIINGGYDAVTGGDAIATHQADAIAYGVPFIANPDLPERFAQNADLNAPDPDTFYTSGPEGYTDYPTLRQFATAS from the coding sequence ATGCAAAACGCGACTCTTTTCCAACCCCTACAGTTGGGTGCAATCAACCTTGAGAATCGGATCATCATGGCCCCGTTAACGCGGGGGCGTGCGGGTGTAGAGCGTATCCCTAATGAGCTGATGGTTGAGTATTATCAGCAGCGCACGAGCGCCGGTCTGATTATCTCGGAAGCAACGCAAATTTCAGAGGCGGCTGCAGGCTGGGCGGAAACGCCGGGGATTTATTCTGATGCTCAGGTTAAAGGCTGGCAAGCGATCACCAATGCAGTCCATCAGCGGGGAGGCAAGATTGTTCTGCAGCTTTGGCATACAGGCCGCGCCTCTCACCCTGATTTCCAGCCGGGTGGCATTCGCCCGATCTCGGCATCTGAGATAACGCCGCTTGGTGAAGTTCACACCCCCTTAGGTAAGAAGCCCTATGTCACGCCCCGTGCGATTGATACAGAAGAAATCTCAGGAATTGTAGAGCAGTATGCAGAGGCGACTCGCAAGGCAAAAAGCGCGGGGTTTGACGGGGTAGAAATCCATGCAGCCAATGGATATTTAATCGATCAGTTCCTTCGAGATGGGTCAAATCAGCGAACAGATGCCTACGGTGGCAGTATTGCCAATCGAGCGCGCTTCCTTTTAGAAGTGACGGAGGGCGTTGTCAATGCCTGGAGTGCGGACCGTGTAGGTATCCGACTTTCGACAACCAGTTCTTTTAATGACATGCGCGATAGTGATCCGGTGGCAACGTTTACTCATGTCGCAGAGGCTCTGAATGCTTTTCAGCTAGCCTATCTACATGTGCTAGAGGCGCTGCCCGGTCATATGCTGGCGGAGAAAGGTGAGCCAACGGTTTATCCCCATATGCGCAAGGGGTTTCAAGGGCCGATGATTATTAATGGTGGCTATGATGCGGTGACGGGAGGAGATGCGATCGCAACCCACCAAGCCGACGCCATTGCCTACGGTGTCCCTTTCATTGCCAATCCCGATTTGCCAGAGCGATTCGCTCAAAATGCAGATCTGAACGCGCCTGATCCAGATACATTCTACACTTCAGGCCCAGAAGGTTACACGGACTATCCAACCCTAAGGCAGTTCGCGACGGCCTCTTAA
- the trxA gene encoding thioredoxin, whose protein sequence is MSATIAINDTTFQQEVLENAQPVLVDFWAPWCGPCRVVSPIVEELADQYAEQVKVVKLNIDESSDVASQYDVRSIPTLMVFKAGEAVESLTGAVPKSKLSSALDKHL, encoded by the coding sequence ATGTCGGCCACGATTGCTATCAATGACACGACCTTTCAGCAAGAAGTTTTAGAGAACGCCCAGCCGGTATTGGTGGATTTTTGGGCACCTTGGTGTGGTCCCTGTCGGGTTGTCAGTCCCATCGTCGAAGAACTTGCCGATCAGTATGCTGAGCAAGTCAAGGTTGTGAAGCTCAATATTGACGAAAGCAGTGATGTCGCTAGCCAGTACGATGTTCGGAGTATTCCCACCTTGATGGTGTTTAAAGCTGGAGAAGCCGTTGAGTCTCTGACTGGTGCCGTACCAAAGTCAAAACTCTCCAGTGCGCTAGATAAGCACCTTTAA
- a CDS encoding ArsR/SmtB family transcription factor produces MKLLYHPDCSQISLAGVLYALGDPVRLQVVQQLAADGELTCNAFDCDVAKSTMSHHFKILRESGVIRSRKEGTQHVNSLRQDELQELFPGLLDAVLQSSACGAVTG; encoded by the coding sequence ATGAAGCTTCTTTATCATCCAGACTGTTCGCAGATTTCTTTGGCTGGGGTTCTATACGCCTTAGGCGATCCGGTGCGCCTACAGGTCGTGCAGCAGTTAGCGGCTGACGGTGAGCTAACCTGCAATGCTTTTGATTGCGATGTTGCTAAGTCCACAATGTCGCATCACTTTAAGATTTTGCGAGAATCTGGCGTGATTCGTTCTCGCAAAGAGGGGACTCAGCACGTTAATTCTCTAAGGCAAGACGAGCTGCAGGAACTGTTCCCAGGGTTATTAGATGCTGTGTTGCAGTCGAGTGCTTGTGGTGCTGTGACCGGATAG